The Heyndrickxia acidicola sequence CCGGCACTTAATCCCTGAATAATCCTTCCGATTGCCAGCACCTGCAAATCAGGGGTTGTGGCATTAATGATGGAGCCTATTAAAAAAATAAGTACAAAAGTTAAGTAATTTCTTTTCAAGCCCCACTTTCTTGTCAAAATCGGGCCAAATGGCACTCCCAGTGCAAAAGCAATATTGGACAGGATAGATGGATACAGCAGGTAATTTGAACTTGCATTAAGACCGTTTTGCACAATCCCCTGATTCATCGTATACGCAAGATTTGAAAAATATTGGGGACCAATTGCGAAAATAGTTAAAAAGGATATAACTAAAAATTGGGGGACCGCTACTCTATCCGTCTCTGATATTGAGGTATTGATCTTTTGACTCATCGCGATTCCTCCTTTCATAAAGTAATGAGTCGTTATAACTGGAGCATCACTTCATTGAAAATAGTATTTGTATTTTCAAACTAAAAAAATTCCCAATATGGAAATTTAATATTGCATCTAACAAGTTGTATTATGCAATATGTATTATACAACTTTTACAAAATAATTCAATGATTTTATGATTTTATGGTTTTTCAGTTTATTGCGATTCAATAAAAAACTTTGGCAGGCTAGTATTCGGATTTTAGTCTCTGCTACATCTATGCTGATAACTGCTCGTTTTTAAGTTCATTTTACAGAAAAGAAAGAATGAGCTAAAAAACGAATTCCAATAATAAAGCCTTTGATTAAAAAAAGCTGATGACCTTTTGGTTCACCAGCTTTTATTTTCCCCATTTTCGAAAGTCAAAGTTTAATCGGGTCAAGTTCGCCTCCAGGCTTTCCAGCTCATCCTGTGACCAGTCCTGCAGAACCTCTGAATAGAATTCAGACCTGGCTTTTTGTACTTTATGCAGAATCTCCAACCCTCCTGAAGTAATTTCTACAAGGCTGATTCGTCCATTTTTTATATCAGGAGATCTTTTTATATATTTTTTAGACTCTAACGCAGCAATCTGTCTGCTGGCAGTAGATAAATTTAACATCAAATGCTCAGCTAGTCCATTAATGGACAAAGGACTTGTGTTCTCCAATACGCTCAGCAGCATGTATTCGGAACGATCCAGCATTCCAAGTCTTGGGCTATAGGCTGTAATTAATCGTACCAGCAGGGCAATTTCATACTCTATGGATTGTATTGAGTCTTCTTTCAATTATTTTCCCCCCTCTTGCAAAAGAGCGATTACAAAATAACGTATTCTCTTTGCAAATTGGAAACATGTCTTATTTACTATCATAATAGAAGAAATAAAAATAGAAAAGAGCAAGAGAATCTCCCCTCACCCTATACAGATTATTTATTCAAGCTATTTACTATTTACTCCTAATATTGGTGGCATCTTTATGTAAGCTATCCATAATTTTAATAACGAAATTTGGCATTAACTACTTTTATTCTGTCAAATAGCAAAATTTCACGTGAATATCCTTATCAAAAGGATTTGTTAAAGAACTCTGGTGTTTTTTAGCTCATTCGTGTGAACCGGTCGTTTCACACGTCTTTCAGCACAGCTGAAATATTGATCTAAAAAATGAGCAGTTATCAACATAGAAGTCTAACAGATCCTGTGAAAAAAATAAGAGCCTATTTGGCTCAAAGGTAACGCTGCTGTTATTGTCTTTTATGCAAATACTTTTAATACGATTTAGGCAAGATTTTTCACATAAATGGCTCTCGATGATTGAATGATTCTGCAGCCCTCTAGGTCTTGTTCTGAAATCAGTCCTAAATGAAGAGCAGATTGAATTTTTTCTTCATCTGGCTTTTTGACCGTCTGAACCAGCTCGTTCAATCTTAGTTCCTCCAGGCGCTTTACCGTGTTATCCTCATCAAATTTTTCTGTCTTTCGAATTTGCCTTTCAAGTTTAAAGCTTCCGATGGTCACTTCCCCTTTTGTATATTGACCTACAGCATAATCGAAATATTGATTAAACACATTTTTATATTTGTCCATTTCCTTTTCAATCTCTTTTTTCTTTGCATTAAGTTCAAAATACTCTGCAAGCATTTCCTTTGTCACCATATAATCCAATTTCACTTGTTTCCCCCCATTTTAAGCAGCTATTACATTTTATTAAGCCTTGGAAGGGATTATGACTGATGAATGCTATAC is a genomic window containing:
- a CDS encoding MarR family winged helix-turn-helix transcriptional regulator → MKEDSIQSIEYEIALLVRLITAYSPRLGMLDRSEYMLLSVLENTSPLSINGLAEHLMLNLSTASRQIAALESKKYIKRSPDIKNGRISLVEITSGGLEILHKVQKARSEFYSEVLQDWSQDELESLEANLTRLNFDFRKWGK